A genomic region of Azoarcus sp. KH32C contains the following coding sequences:
- a CDS encoding glucokinase yields MDIETKADVKPDSGLEFADGPRLLADIGATNARFALERAPGRVEAVEVLHCGDYAGIVDVIQAYLRRLSGPAPRHAAIAIANPIDGDLVKMTNRDWQFSIEETRRRLGLDTLLVVNDFTALAMSLSRLSERDRVQVGGGEPRQDGVIGLIGPGTGLGVSGLIPAEDRWITLGSEGGHTSFAPADEREMFILQYAWRELPHVSAERLVSGPGLELICRALAERKGIALAKPLQAAQIVSRALTGEDALCVEIVECFCAMLGTVASDVAMTLGALGGIYIGGGVVPRLGELFARSTFRQRFESKGRFADYLAHIPTYVITAAHPTFHGVSAILGHHLQSERGENPLLDKVRAALPNLSKAEQRVARLLLDQPRSFLNDPVADIALHAEVSQPTVIRFCRTLGFNGLAEFRLKLASGLTGTIPVRHSQVRAGDSAPDLSAKVLDNTVSAILRLRDGLDPAAVDRAIGLLQKASRIEFYGAGNSSVVALDGQYKFFRFRIPAVAYADPRLEAMAAELLGPGDVVVAISSSGHLPELLHAVDLALATGAAVIAITASHSPLAKKATVHLAVDHSEDISTHLSMISRILHLLMLDVLAVGVAVRGAQSQPHPRRPDARNQPPPDTGDLGSLISHAS; encoded by the coding sequence ATGGACATCGAAACAAAAGCTGACGTGAAACCGGATTCGGGATTGGAGTTTGCCGACGGCCCGCGGTTGCTCGCGGACATCGGCGCCACCAATGCGCGCTTTGCGCTCGAACGCGCACCGGGCCGCGTGGAGGCGGTCGAGGTGCTGCATTGCGGCGACTATGCCGGGATCGTCGACGTCATCCAGGCTTACTTGCGGCGATTGTCCGGCCCGGCTCCGCGCCATGCAGCGATCGCGATCGCGAACCCGATCGACGGCGATCTCGTGAAGATGACGAACCGCGACTGGCAGTTTTCGATCGAGGAGACACGGCGCAGGCTGGGCCTCGACACGCTGCTCGTCGTCAACGACTTCACCGCGCTCGCGATGTCGCTGTCGCGTCTTTCCGAGCGGGACCGCGTCCAGGTCGGCGGCGGCGAACCGCGCCAGGACGGCGTGATCGGCCTGATCGGCCCGGGAACCGGTCTCGGCGTATCGGGGCTCATCCCCGCCGAGGACCGCTGGATCACGCTCGGCAGCGAAGGCGGGCACACCAGCTTCGCGCCGGCCGACGAACGCGAGATGTTCATCCTGCAGTATGCATGGCGGGAGTTGCCGCACGTCTCCGCGGAGCGGCTCGTTTCCGGGCCGGGCCTGGAGCTGATCTGCCGTGCCCTCGCAGAACGCAAGGGCATCGCCCTCGCAAAGCCGTTGCAGGCGGCGCAGATCGTGTCGCGTGCGCTCACGGGCGAGGATGCGCTGTGCGTCGAGATCGTCGAATGCTTCTGCGCGATGCTCGGCACGGTCGCCTCCGACGTCGCGATGACCCTCGGCGCGCTGGGCGGTATCTACATCGGCGGCGGCGTCGTGCCGCGGCTGGGCGAGCTCTTTGCGCGTTCGACCTTCCGGCAGCGCTTCGAAAGCAAGGGCCGATTCGCGGACTATCTCGCGCACATCCCGACCTACGTGATCACCGCGGCACACCCGACCTTCCACGGCGTGTCGGCGATCCTCGGCCATCACCTGCAGTCGGAGCGCGGCGAGAATCCGCTGCTCGACAAGGTCCGTGCGGCGCTGCCCAACCTGAGCAAGGCCGAACAGCGCGTTGCGCGACTGCTGCTCGACCAGCCGCGCAGCTTCCTCAACGATCCGGTCGCCGACATCGCCCTGCACGCGGAGGTCAGCCAGCCGACCGTGATCCGCTTCTGCCGCACGCTGGGCTTCAACGGCCTCGCCGAGTTCCGCCTGAAGCTCGCCTCCGGTCTGACGGGCACGATCCCGGTGCGCCACAGCCAGGTGAGGGCAGGGGACTCCGCACCGGACCTGTCGGCGAAGGTGCTCGACAACACGGTGTCGGCCATCCTGCGGCTGCGCGACGGCCTCGACCCCGCCGCGGTGGATCGGGCAATCGGCCTGCTGCAGAAGGCCTCGCGCATCGAGTTCTACGGTGCCGGCAACTCCAGTGTGGTTGCACTCGACGGACAGTACAAATTCTTCCGCTTCCGCATCCCTGCGGTCGCCTATGCCGATCCGCGGCTCGAAGCGATGGCCGCAGAGTTGCTCGGCCCGGGCGACGTCGTCGTCGCGATCTCCAGTTCGGGGCACCTGCCGGAACTCCTGCATGCCGTCGATCTGGCCCTCGCAACCGGGGCTGCGGTGATCGCGATCACGGCGAGCCATTCGCCGCTCGCGAAGAAGGCGACCGTGCACCTTGCCGTCGATCACTCCGAAGACATCTCGACACACCTGTCGATGATCTCGCGCATCCTGCACCTGCTGATGCTCGACGTGCTCGCCGTGGGCGTCGCCGTGCGCGGAGCGCAGTCGCAACCGCATCCACGGCGGCCCGATGCGCGAAACCAGCCGCCTCCCGACACTGGCGACCTGGGATCGCTGATTTCGCACGCGAGCTGA